A genomic window from Sulfurimonas paralvinellae includes:
- a CDS encoding PhnA domain-containing protein, giving the protein MARSEVCELCGSNEGVELIELPVSDGSEDQSIYLCANCKGQIESGELDETHFNCLNDAMWSETPAVKVMSYILWNKLGRSDMTDMMYLEEDEQKLADAAINAEANKVVFRDANGVELHAGDSIVILKDLDVKGAGFTAKRGTTVTKIALPNDMDDHVEGRVNGTKIYLKTEFIKKA; this is encoded by the coding sequence ATGGCAAGAAGTGAAGTATGTGAGTTATGCGGCAGCAATGAAGGTGTGGAGCTTATCGAGCTTCCTGTAAGCGATGGGAGTGAAGACCAAAGCATCTATCTCTGTGCAAACTGTAAAGGACAGATAGAGAGCGGTGAACTTGATGAGACACATTTTAACTGCCTCAACGATGCAATGTGGAGCGAAACACCTGCTGTAAAAGTGATGAGCTATATCCTATGGAATAAGCTTGGACGTTCAGATATGACTGATATGATGTATCTTGAAGAAGATGAACAAAAACTTGCAGATGCGGCAATCAATGCAGAAGCGAACAAGGTAGTTTTCCGTGATGCAAACGGTGTTGAGCTTCACGCAGGAGACAGTATTGTCATCTTAAAAGACCTTGATGTAAAAGGTGCCGGCTTTACTGCAAAACGTGGAACGACAGTAACAAAGATAGCACTGCCGAATGATATGGACGATCATGTTGAAGGTCGTGTGAACGGTACGAAGATATATCTTAAAACAGAGTTTATCAAAAAAGCCTAA
- a CDS encoding deoxyguanosinetriphosphate triphosphohydrolase family protein, whose product MQPQERFYKIDKDFRNPFARDRDRIIHSGSFRKLEYKTQVFLNHEGDFFRTRLTHSIEVSQIARSITNQLGLNESLAEAIALAHDLGHTPFGHVGGDTLDECLKADGFANGFEHNFQSFRVVTKLEKRYKDFDGLNLTFATLEGILKHSYPYKKPFLPKIIDKQFDLDKHPSFEAMVVDRADEIAYMSHDIDDGVNSGLICFDDLKSSELAQEILDKVAQEGVTDENDEMFRYRFSSHLINHLVYSLLAYSKERVEDKEAMPIGFEKELETKIKKLKKLLFNKMYQHKNIVRRMYAGKQAVRSLYKGLMEDEKMLPRFYYDQLQNRAKHRVISDYIASMSDRYALNFHNEMNGKF is encoded by the coding sequence ATGCAGCCACAGGAGCGTTTTTATAAGATAGATAAGGATTTTCGTAACCCTTTCGCCCGTGACAGAGACAGAATCATCCATTCAGGCAGCTTTCGAAAGCTTGAGTATAAAACGCAGGTCTTTTTAAACCATGAGGGTGATTTCTTTCGTACACGCCTCACGCACTCTATAGAGGTCTCTCAGATAGCACGCTCCATTACTAATCAGCTTGGGCTTAACGAGTCCCTTGCCGAAGCAATTGCCTTGGCTCATGATCTTGGGCATACCCCGTTTGGACATGTCGGCGGTGATACTTTGGATGAGTGCCTTAAAGCAGATGGCTTTGCAAATGGCTTTGAGCATAATTTTCAAAGCTTCCGTGTTGTGACAAAACTTGAGAAACGTTATAAAGATTTTGACGGACTCAATCTTACTTTTGCAACGTTAGAGGGCATACTCAAGCACTCTTATCCGTACAAGAAACCTTTTTTGCCAAAGATCATAGATAAGCAGTTTGATCTGGACAAACATCCTTCTTTCGAGGCTATGGTCGTTGATCGTGCTGATGAGATAGCCTATATGAGTCATGATATAGACGATGGTGTCAACTCCGGACTTATCTGTTTTGATGATCTCAAATCAAGTGAACTGGCACAGGAAATTTTGGATAAAGTGGCGCAAGAGGGTGTAACGGATGAGAATGACGAGATGTTTCGTTATCGTTTCAGCTCGCATCTGATTAACCATCTTGTCTATTCACTGCTCGCATACTCCAAAGAGCGTGTAGAAGATAAAGAAGCCATGCCAATAGGTTTTGAAAAAGAGCTGGAAACAAAGATAAAAAAGCTGAAAAAACTTCTCTTTAACAAGATGTATCAACACAAAAATATCGTACGGCGCATGTATGCTGGAAAACAGGCTGTTCGAAGTCTCTATAAAGGATTGATGGAAGATGAAAAAATGCTTCCTAGGTTCTATTATGATCAACTGCAAAACCGTGCAAAACATCGTGTCATATCTGATTATATAGCGAGTATGAGTGATAGATATGCCTTGAATTTTCATAATGAAATGAATGGCAAATTCTAG
- a CDS encoding DUF481 domain-containing protein: MKFIFLCLLLYSSLAALQNSDTNSTNKLSVDETKLIKIEDTSGLSEDEVRQVAKKIDKKEAKKNKEIKKRVRWEDLSPTPVQSDWVETKSGEWFRGKIKGLYNDKLEFDSDEVGVYTFDLDDIKAIKSYQILSVNIENLASISGILRLDGDKLTIIQGDEKYLFPKSQIVSFAPDAELERNLWSGKITFNLDIRSGNTKQADYASQIALKRRTARSILAFDYLGRISFKDNEEIANDHRINEKYDRYITRHFFWTPLFSEYYTDKYKNIKHQATAGFGLGYTLIDTKKTLWNLSGGPAVIYTQFYTVETGHNGSNYSPAMELSTKFERELSAITDFTYDYKLTFSDRDAGVYKHHMIIKFENDLTSWFDLDFTAIWDYVDKPTEDAQGIKPKSSDYQFLVGLGIEF; this comes from the coding sequence ATGAAATTCATATTTCTCTGTTTATTACTTTATTCTTCTTTGGCGGCACTGCAGAATAGTGATACAAACAGCACTAATAAATTGTCTGTAGATGAAACAAAGCTTATAAAGATCGAAGACACCTCAGGGCTTTCTGAAGATGAGGTGCGACAGGTTGCCAAAAAGATAGATAAAAAAGAGGCGAAAAAGAATAAAGAGATAAAAAAGAGAGTACGCTGGGAAGATCTCTCTCCAACACCAGTGCAGAGTGATTGGGTTGAGACAAAATCGGGAGAGTGGTTTCGCGGAAAGATCAAAGGTTTGTACAATGATAAACTTGAGTTTGACAGTGATGAAGTAGGTGTGTATACCTTTGATCTTGATGATATAAAGGCTATCAAAAGTTATCAGATTCTGAGTGTAAATATAGAAAACTTAGCTTCCATCAGTGGGATACTTCGTCTTGATGGTGATAAACTGACAATCATTCAAGGTGATGAAAAATATCTGTTTCCGAAATCACAAATAGTCTCTTTCGCACCAGATGCAGAGCTTGAGAGAAATCTTTGGTCAGGCAAGATCACTTTCAATCTTGATATCAGAAGTGGTAATACAAAGCAGGCGGATTATGCATCACAGATTGCTTTGAAGCGAAGAACCGCCAGATCAATTCTTGCCTTTGATTATCTTGGTCGTATCTCCTTCAAAGATAATGAAGAGATAGCCAACGATCATCGCATCAATGAAAAATATGATAGATATATAACACGTCATTTTTTCTGGACACCGCTTTTTAGTGAATATTATACAGATAAATATAAAAACATCAAGCATCAGGCAACAGCAGGTTTTGGTCTAGGTTACACACTTATAGATACAAAAAAAACACTCTGGAATCTATCGGGTGGACCGGCGGTAATTTATACACAGTTCTATACAGTTGAAACAGGCCATAATGGCAGCAATTATTCACCGGCAATGGAGCTGAGTACGAAGTTTGAACGGGAACTCTCTGCTATAACAGATTTTACCTATGATTATAAATTGACATTCTCAGACAGAGATGCCGGTGTTTATAAACACCATATGATTATTAAATTTGAAAATGATTTGACAAGCTGGTTTGATCTTGATTTCACTGCAATTTGGGATTATGTTGACAAACCGACTGAAGATGCACAGGGCATCAAACCAAAATCGAGCGATTACCAGTTTTTAGTCGGTCTTGGGATAGAGTTTTAG
- a CDS encoding methyl-accepting chemotaxis protein, with the protein MTSLFLRMRLVHWVGIVLLLINAFVFTDNIISQIIQVVIAAVILVHDLDEKINGVDAAKKIISTLSDFKAGDKIDMKLTFSKEYATMVQLINDFTSKVNEAKNLSAASTVLDKELHELDNSLTTLQNNFNISEEFSQKLLDKLTIIATESDSNLEFSAEVLESLKLVADKINGSVAQMSTLEDQIIQTHDGEIAVSDNLKSLTANAEDIKGILTIISDISDKTNLLALNAAIEAARAGEHGRGFAVVADEVRKLAENTQRSLSEINASVNVIVQSIADASGSVEANAQSALELVAISKELQSSLSEANQEVEITYQKSIADTENSEIIKTEAYDSKNLTVSQLETMNTTKESIDTIKMKVKQIENSTVELVTKVSQI; encoded by the coding sequence ATGACTTCACTCTTTCTTCGCATGCGTCTTGTTCACTGGGTCGGTATAGTTTTACTACTTATAAATGCTTTTGTTTTCACCGACAATATCATCTCTCAAATTATACAGGTTGTTATTGCAGCTGTTATACTTGTACATGATCTCGATGAAAAAATCAACGGTGTCGATGCCGCCAAAAAGATCATCTCTACACTTTCGGACTTTAAAGCCGGGGATAAAATCGATATGAAACTTACTTTCTCAAAAGAGTATGCAACAATGGTTCAACTTATTAATGATTTTACAAGTAAAGTGAATGAAGCTAAAAACCTCAGTGCTGCTTCAACTGTTTTAGACAAAGAACTGCATGAACTTGACAACTCTTTGACAACACTGCAAAATAACTTTAATATTTCAGAAGAATTCAGTCAAAAACTACTCGATAAACTCACCATTATAGCTACTGAATCCGATAGCAATCTTGAATTTTCTGCAGAGGTTCTTGAGAGTCTAAAACTTGTTGCAGACAAGATAAACGGCTCTGTAGCACAGATGTCAACACTTGAAGATCAGATTATCCAAACACATGACGGAGAGATTGCCGTTAGCGATAATCTCAAATCACTGACAGCCAATGCAGAAGACATCAAAGGTATTTTAACTATCATATCCGACATCTCGGACAAAACCAATCTCCTGGCACTCAATGCTGCCATCGAAGCTGCACGGGCAGGTGAACATGGACGTGGATTTGCCGTTGTTGCCGATGAAGTCAGGAAGCTTGCCGAAAATACGCAAAGATCCCTCTCAGAGATCAATGCAAGTGTCAATGTGATCGTCCAAAGTATTGCCGATGCCAGCGGCAGTGTCGAAGCCAATGCCCAATCTGCGCTTGAACTTGTTGCAATATCCAAAGAGCTTCAATCAAGTTTGAGCGAAGCCAATCAGGAAGTGGAGATCACCTATCAAAAAAGTATTGCCGATACAGAAAACTCCGAAATCATTAAAACAGAAGCTTACGATTCCAAAAATCTGACGGTTTCACAACTTGAAACGATGAATACAACAAAAGAATCCATAGATACCATTAAAATGAAGGTCAAACAGATTGAAAACTCTACAGTAGAGCTAGTGACGAAAGTCTCTCAAATCTAG
- the rpsU gene encoding 30S ribosomal protein S21, which yields MPGIVLRPDDNFDAAYRRFKKQVDRNLIVTEARARRFHETETEKRKKFKIASRKKMLKRLYMMRRYESRL from the coding sequence ATGCCAGGTATAGTTCTACGCCCAGATGACAACTTTGATGCTGCTTACAGACGTTTCAAAAAACAAGTTGACCGTAACTTAATCGTTACAGAAGCTCGTGCTCGCCGTTTCCACGAAACAGAGACTGAAAAACGTAAGAAATTCAAAATTGCATCTCGTAAGAAAATGCTTAAACGTCTTTATATGATGAGACGTTACGAATCACGACTCTAA
- a CDS encoding ArsR/SmtB family transcription factor, producing the protein MEKLVQTAKILSDINRVKILGLMQREKELCVCEICDTLKLSQPLVSRHLKQMREADLVETSQSGKWVIYKLKPNNTIDCFLKELQKSIQELPQIISCQKI; encoded by the coding sequence ATGGAAAAATTAGTTCAAACAGCCAAAATATTGTCAGACATTAATCGTGTTAAGATACTTGGACTGATGCAGCGTGAAAAGGAACTCTGCGTCTGTGAGATCTGTGACACGCTCAAACTATCGCAGCCACTTGTTTCACGCCATCTCAAACAGATGCGTGAGGCAGACCTTGTAGAGACTTCACAGAGTGGAAAGTGGGTAATCTATAAACTAAAACCTAACAATACCATCGACTGTTTTTTAAAAGAGCTACAAAAAAGTATTCAAGAGCTTCCGCAAATTATTTCCTGTCAGAAGATCTAA
- a CDS encoding c-type cytochrome: protein MKKLLLVLILGFASLQANSGEEVYKAKCVSCHVMKGMMDETQMKAMRQKMQNASKEEKMAMRQMMMQKMQKSGMKAPPMPMVSKRLKMMLKSRAEFITFVEDYIQNPSKEKGFCMPMAYKRFGTMPPIGKSLSKEERTAVASWLYDNFKGSWGGSMDGKMCEIKNKNMKCGAGKCGAKKGSMKCGAVKIQTH, encoded by the coding sequence ATGAAAAAATTACTACTTGTACTTATTTTAGGCTTTGCATCACTGCAGGCAAACTCTGGGGAGGAAGTCTATAAAGCAAAATGCGTATCGTGTCATGTTATGAAAGGGATGATGGATGAAACTCAGATGAAAGCAATGCGTCAAAAAATGCAAAACGCTTCAAAAGAAGAAAAAATGGCGATGCGCCAGATGATGATGCAAAAAATGCAGAAAAGTGGTATGAAAGCACCTCCGATGCCTATGGTCTCAAAACGTTTAAAAATGATGTTGAAGAGTCGTGCAGAGTTCATTACATTTGTTGAAGATTATATTCAAAATCCTTCAAAAGAGAAAGGTTTTTGTATGCCGATGGCATATAAACGATTTGGAACAATGCCACCAATCGGTAAAAGTTTAAGTAAAGAAGAAAGAACTGCTGTTGCTTCATGGTTATATGATAACTTTAAGGGTTCTTGGGGCGGTTCGATGGACGGTAAAATGTGCGAGATAAAAAATAAAAATATGAAATGCGGTGCAGGAAAATGCGGCGCTAAAAAGGGCAGCATGAAGTGTGGGGCCGTAAAGATACAAACACACTAG
- a CDS encoding SO_0444 family Cu/Zn efflux transporter: MEYITLFLDALLDLSNAMAPYILFGLIFAGFLHELVPDTIVKNHLGKDSIVSVIKATIFGIPLPVCSCGVIPLATSIKKSGASNGSTLSFLISTPITGVDSILATYGMFGWAFTIYRVVTSMIISIIAGILSNIYVTKEEEKPKPAFSMAAPSQQNSVMNFSAVQKTNTDAEEETCSDDSCCSSGESCDDKKSCMVKSAFSYAFGTLLKDIASPLLVGLLVGALITVAVPDNLSEILIKYNWLSYIIVIAIAVPMYVCATASLPIAAGLMLAGVSPGAAFVFLSAGPATNTVTIGVVKKMLGTRTLYIYLGTIIIGSLIFGLGLDYLFRDVNVKELVHMDEHASLIAWASTFVLWGFVLYYVIKSYFLKEKECSDGSCCSA; this comes from the coding sequence ATGGAATATATAACACTTTTTTTAGATGCCCTCCTTGATCTTAGCAATGCGATGGCTCCATATATACTCTTTGGTCTGATCTTTGCAGGTTTTTTACATGAACTTGTTCCCGATACCATTGTAAAAAATCATCTTGGCAAGGACTCTATTGTCTCTGTCATCAAAGCGACGATTTTTGGTATTCCTTTGCCTGTTTGTTCCTGTGGAGTTATTCCTCTTGCGACAAGCATCAAAAAAAGTGGTGCAAGTAATGGCTCTACACTTTCATTTTTAATCTCTACCCCGATTACAGGGGTTGATTCTATTTTAGCGACCTATGGAATGTTTGGCTGGGCTTTTACCATTTACAGAGTAGTGACTTCCATGATTATTTCCATAATTGCAGGGATTTTATCTAACATCTATGTTACAAAAGAAGAAGAGAAGCCAAAACCTGCATTTAGTATGGCAGCTCCATCGCAACAAAATTCTGTAATGAACTTCTCAGCTGTGCAAAAAACAAATACCGATGCAGAAGAAGAAACATGCAGTGATGACAGTTGTTGCAGCAGCGGTGAGAGCTGCGATGATAAAAAAAGCTGTATGGTAAAAAGTGCATTTTCATATGCCTTTGGTACACTTTTAAAAGATATAGCATCACCGCTTCTCGTCGGTCTGCTTGTTGGTGCTTTAATAACAGTTGCCGTCCCTGATAACTTGAGTGAGATACTCATCAAGTATAACTGGCTTTCATATATCATCGTTATAGCTATTGCCGTACCAATGTATGTCTGTGCTACAGCATCGTTGCCGATTGCAGCAGGACTGATGCTCGCAGGTGTAAGTCCGGGTGCTGCGTTTGTCTTTTTAAGTGCAGGACCTGCTACAAATACTGTGACAATAGGCGTCGTAAAAAAAATGTTAGGTACACGAACACTTTATATTTATTTGGGAACTATCATTATTGGTTCACTTATCTTTGGACTTGGACTTGATTATCTCTTCCGTGATGTGAATGTAAAAGAGCTGGTACATATGGATGAGCATGCAAGTTTGATTGCCTGGGCTTCGACATTTGTGCTTTGGGGATTTGTGCTTTACTATGTAATAAAATCGTATTTTTTGAAAGAAAAAGAGTGCAGCGACGGCAGTTGCTGCTCGGCTTAG
- a CDS encoding DUF302 domain-containing protein, with protein MIYKIITDKSVQTIKKEMATKAKESGFGVLGSYEFKKILQSKGFPIQKDITVYELCNPSAAQEALNDMPEISVFLPCRLSIYEENGETVLATINIKDMVNSLDVNEDFKAHMIIVFEYLEKLMKSW; from the coding sequence ATGATTTATAAAATAATAACAGATAAATCTGTTCAAACTATCAAAAAAGAAATGGCAACAAAGGCAAAAGAGAGTGGCTTTGGAGTTCTGGGCTCATATGAATTTAAAAAGATTCTGCAAAGTAAAGGTTTTCCAATCCAAAAGGATATAACAGTTTATGAACTTTGTAATCCTAGTGCGGCGCAAGAAGCGCTTAATGATATGCCTGAAATATCTGTTTTTTTACCATGTAGATTATCAATCTATGAGGAAAATGGAGAGACAGTTTTAGCAACTATCAATATCAAAGATATGGTAAACAGTTTGGATGTAAATGAAGATTTCAAAGCACATATGATAATTGTTTTTGAGTATTTAGAAAAACTTATGAAATCTTGGTAA
- a CDS encoding TolC family protein — MKRLLLVPFIVWNLQAQDYKGLLEDALRTSPYLKANALEVKRADEQSSLIQRYKNPTLSLEASQFNPDVGKSEAGYRAVLTQPIRLWGVGDDRAALATATKEEAQGLVTLKRAEFVKVFSLLYNDYITQSALFHLAENEFAISKNIAAITKERYEAGTIAKVKYLRAKVDLTGSKNALNEKKIMQIQSYYKLLAFSGLRDERTLEDNYDFKLSNKAANAQTYTSAKLQYLQSQQKSTNAKAQLNTNKIEWMNLYAEYEAEPDQDIARVGVDIPLALFNTKKEEKRIAALQAKQSELLIQNQKTALGFTLERLQKQLHILGDVISSTKELYNAQKELLKMYEEGYKIATVNLLELQNIKNQMIETKEKEIRLQSLKNKNIVMYNYEVGEYNE; from the coding sequence ATGAAAAGATTATTATTGGTTCCGTTTATTGTTTGGAACTTACAGGCGCAGGATTATAAAGGCTTATTAGAAGATGCTCTCCGTACATCACCTTATCTCAAAGCGAATGCCTTAGAAGTGAAACGTGCAGATGAGCAATCAAGCTTGATACAACGATATAAAAATCCGACACTCTCACTTGAAGCGTCACAGTTTAATCCAGATGTCGGAAAAAGTGAAGCAGGGTACAGAGCAGTACTTACACAGCCAATTCGACTATGGGGAGTTGGTGATGACAGAGCAGCTTTAGCCACTGCAACAAAAGAAGAAGCGCAAGGTTTAGTAACATTGAAGCGTGCTGAGTTTGTAAAAGTTTTTTCTCTGCTTTACAATGATTATATAACTCAATCTGCACTGTTTCATCTGGCAGAGAATGAGTTTGCAATCTCAAAAAATATTGCTGCCATAACCAAAGAGAGATATGAAGCAGGGACAATTGCGAAAGTGAAATATCTTCGTGCCAAGGTAGACTTGACAGGTAGTAAAAATGCACTCAATGAAAAAAAGATAATGCAGATACAGAGCTACTATAAACTTTTGGCATTTTCGGGTTTGAGAGATGAAAGAACTTTAGAAGATAACTACGATTTTAAACTCTCAAACAAAGCAGCTAATGCACAGACATATACTTCTGCCAAGCTGCAGTACCTTCAATCACAGCAAAAAAGTACAAATGCCAAAGCGCAACTCAATACAAACAAAATAGAGTGGATGAATCTCTATGCAGAGTATGAGGCTGAGCCAGATCAAGATATTGCCAGAGTCGGTGTAGATATTCCACTTGCTCTTTTTAATACGAAAAAAGAAGAGAAGCGCATCGCAGCACTACAAGCAAAACAGAGTGAGCTTTTAATTCAAAACCAAAAAACAGCACTTGGTTTTACTTTAGAGCGTTTGCAAAAACAATTACACATCTTAGGAGATGTCATCAGCTCTACAAAAGAGCTTTACAATGCTCAAAAAGAGCTCTTAAAAATGTATGAAGAGGGTTATAAAATAGCAACAGTCAACCTTTTGGAGCTGCAAAACATCAAAAATCAAATGATAGAGACAAAAGAAAAAGAGATAAGACTGCAAAGTCTCAAAAATAAAAATATAGTTATGTATAACTATGAAGTAGGAGAATATAATGAATAA
- a CDS encoding efflux RND transporter periplasmic adaptor subunit, whose protein sequence is MNKILITLLGLGYALLAAEVPIAKTQMHSFKKSVALNAKVIQLSNAQQSITSLVSGHLEKYFVKPAQDVKKGDRIALIESIEVSKMSADYIALKKQYEAAQKNYEAIKKLYKKGLASMQDLNAEAIKMSEIAANLTALESQLETLNINVKKLTKATANFILYAHSSGRVSALLKPLHSSVSSNEPIVSIVKNQAYYVKSYLPLEYAAKARIGDAIVVEYAGKEIVTHATQIMPKVDETTQRVVVLSSVDQKVDDLFIDVYVKATIYFAEAKSYIAVKKSALSFFNNEWVVFVPSEEEKNEEKEEKGEENEEEASVPYAPQVVEIVAQDDKYVGVKGLELGQEYVSGESYYVKSALLKSSLGDGD, encoded by the coding sequence ATGAATAAAATATTAATAACATTGTTAGGACTCGGATACGCTTTACTCGCAGCAGAAGTTCCAATAGCAAAAACACAGATGCACAGTTTTAAAAAATCGGTAGCGTTAAACGCTAAGGTGATACAACTCTCAAACGCACAGCAGTCTATCACCTCATTAGTAAGCGGGCATTTGGAAAAATATTTTGTAAAGCCTGCCCAAGATGTAAAAAAAGGGGATAGAATCGCTCTTATTGAGTCAATTGAAGTTTCAAAAATGAGTGCAGATTATATTGCACTCAAAAAACAGTATGAAGCGGCACAAAAAAATTATGAAGCAATTAAAAAGCTTTATAAAAAGGGGCTTGCATCAATGCAGGATCTTAATGCAGAGGCAATTAAAATGAGTGAAATTGCAGCAAATTTGACTGCATTAGAGTCACAGTTAGAGACTTTAAATATAAATGTAAAAAAATTAACAAAAGCAACAGCAAATTTTATTTTGTATGCACACAGCAGTGGGCGTGTTTCTGCACTTTTAAAGCCTCTGCACTCTTCTGTATCATCTAATGAGCCGATTGTTTCAATCGTGAAGAATCAAGCCTATTATGTAAAATCATATCTGCCGCTTGAGTATGCTGCAAAAGCACGAATTGGAGACGCAATTGTAGTAGAGTATGCAGGTAAAGAGATAGTTACACATGCGACCCAGATCATGCCAAAAGTGGATGAGACAACACAAAGAGTAGTTGTACTATCAAGTGTTGATCAAAAGGTAGATGATCTTTTTATTGATGTATATGTCAAAGCAACGATCTATTTTGCAGAGGCAAAAAGTTATATTGCAGTGAAAAAATCAGCACTCTCATTTTTTAATAATGAATGGGTTGTGTTTGTTCCAAGTGAAGAAGAAAAAAATGAGGAAAAAGAAGAAAAAGGTGAAGAAAACGAGGAAGAAGCTTCAGTTCCATACGCACCGCAGGTTGTTGAAATAGTTGCACAAGATGATAAATATGTCGGTGTAAAAGGTTTAGAATTAGGACAAGAGTATGTGAGTGGTGAGAGTTATTATGTAAAATCAGCACTGCTAAAATCATCTCTTGGTGATGGGGATTAG